DNA from Lineus longissimus chromosome 7, tnLinLong1.2, whole genome shotgun sequence:
TTCACGCAACCTCCTCTCGTGAGCTTCTTTCGTTATTGGCATAATGTAGACGTAGCGTGGctcaaaatatgtgtttttcagAGTTAGAACCCCCTAGAAAAGAAGTCGGGTTTTTAAAACATTGGTCTTCGCAACAAAGATATTGAATTCTTATTACAGGCCTAGAAACAGCTGAAAGAATAAGGGAGGAGATGGTACAGAAACTAGTGGTTTCCAAAAAGGTTGTCAAAAGCACATCCAACTCTCACTGCCATATGCAGTACAGACTGAAGTATAACTAAAGTGCAAAGAGGTTTGGCCTCCTAACATAACTTCAGTTGGTTCTGTAGATGTCAGATCACGAATTATCTCAGACTGACTTTAGCAATGTCACACCTCTAATTCCATGTGAACTATGCAGGCCAGCCCTTCCTTTGCAATGCTCTCCACAGAGTCCAGTGTCAGGCCATACCAGTTACCAGCATACTGGTAGGTGTAAAGGAAACGACCCTGAAGACAGAACAAGAAAATGGTAAATTGACACAAAACAACTTGGCATGATACTATGAGAAACTCATTATTCTGATCAATAACGGATCCAATCTGGATTTGAGATCAACAGTTCACAGCGACAGGAATATCAACCGCGTGCATCCTTTACTTGTACTTACTTGATCAAAACAGTTTTATGAATGCTTTGTTTTGTTATTACATTGATGACAGGAGTGTCAGTAAGCAATGGTTTGACTTACATATCGGATTTCTTCCTCAAATTCATCAATATTAACAAAGTGGAAATCCTTGTCCACTTGTTCATTAGGATGGGGTTTACGGGTTGTGTGTGTGATactgaaatacaaaaaaatacatAACACTCGAGCATCAAGGAAACTGCTAATGAAGGAAACTTGAATTGTTACTTAAGTCTGCAGGCAGACTCCAGAGTTGGGCTTTAACATTTGGAGTACAATTCAAAGCTACACTAAGAGTCTCCTGCTAAATCTCCTATGTGGTGGTGGAGATAATGGAAAGTACTGCAGAGTGCACAATCTTTGGCCACACTAGAACtagaatttattgcaaactgtCACTTACCCATAGCCAAAATAATCAGGGAATTCCTCCACCAACTTTAGCGTAAGGTCTTTCTTGCCAGAGCCTTGGGGTCCAACCAGAACCAGCATTGGGTATGGTGTCTGCACACTTGGGAGTGTACATTCAAGAACTGTGCTGGGTTGGAGGAAGGAGTAGACCACATGCATGATGTGATCTCTGGAAGCCACAACCTCCATTGGTGGGGAGAACATATTCACAGATGCCACCTGTAATAGAGTTAAAACCTTGATTGGAAGGATTAACAAATGCGACTTACAATACACAACACCAGAACCATCTTCAATGGACAGCAGATATAACTGCATCGCAGTAATTTTTGCCTTCTTTAACCACTGGAGTGAATGCATGAACGAATGAAAATTTGTTGCTCTATGATGGAGAGATTCTGGTTCTGTATCAGTGGGTTTCATGCCAATATTTATGCGATAATCTCCCTACCTTCCCCATTGGCATTGCAAAAACATCACCTAATATTACTCTGTTCCAATACCACATCTCCTGACAGTGGAAGATATCGGTTGATCATGGTACTCTGTTCTCGGTGAGTATTAGGTCACACAGCAGCCTCTTCCTGAATACTAGAGTAAAGCTGTGTTTAAAATTCTAAAACCGCATACCTTTTCTTCCACATCAACCCGCTTTCTGTCCAGCTCCACCAGTTTCTGAAGCCGGAACAGGATGGAGAGTCGATAGTCCGGTAGCTCTTGTATGGGGTTCCTCATCAGGTTGAGGAATCTTAACATGGGTAGCTCCTTCACAAACTCTATCTCAGCTAGATCAATCACCTTGAAGAAAATGTGAGAAGGCTGAATAACAGACTGACAGACAGAGGATGTTGGAACAGAATGAAAGATCATTACATGAAGGTTACTTGGTAGTATAGCCTTGAACCCAAACTTATCATCATACAATTTGTGTCCAGGATGGATGAAAGAATCTCATCATTTTCAATAGTATCACAGTGAGTGATGTGTGGGTAAAAATCAGGTTCCTGCTAAGTACAAGATCCTCTGCAACTTTTTATACAGTAGGCCGACACTTCAGTTCCTTTTACTGAGATACTGACCTCATTGTCTTCAACGTTGATCAGTTCCAGGAAGGCATGATCTTGAAGTCCTTCCAGGCTCCGGATCTTATTCCCCATCAACACAATATGCTGAATTTTGTGGAGTTTCTCAAGGTTTTCCACTTTCTTGATTTGATTGTAacactgaaagaaagaaaacaaagttTTCAGAAAATAGATGAAAACAATTGAGAAACTGCAAACACACTGGGAATTATTACTTTGTTACCACGACAAGGAGGGTACCTCAAACGAAACGTCTTTTAAATAAGCCAATGTTTGACACCAGGATAGATTGATAAGCTCTGAAGTTCCCTAGTCCTGTGTTATAAAGATTAAGCAGTTGAGAGAAAACTCACCAGATCAAGATAGACAATGGGCAAATCATCTAAACCCTGGATGCTCTTTATCTGGTTATGCGCAATGCTCAATGTCTTCAATCTCTTGCAGTTCTGCAGGCCACTGATTACTTCTATTTCGTTATCTGTGTTCAGGTCAAGGAAAATTTTTGAAACTATCCACATGGTATAGAACCCGCTATGCAATTACTCATCAACTCATGATTCACAGACAGCAAACTCAATCTGCCTATACTTAACTCAACATTAGGTTAAAAGGATACGATCAAGTATCAGACTAGAAAGACAATGATGAGCAGACAGATCAGTCATCTCCGTAATCTGGTTGTAGGAAAAGTCCACAGTCTTCAGGTTCTTGGGTGGTACGAAATCGAGAAGAGTTTTGATTTTGTTGTGAGAGGCATCTACTTCAATAAGATGCGGCATGTTGCTGAGAGGACTCAGATCTGTTACCTCATTATAAGGAAATTCAAGCTTCTGAAGATGGACGTAGTCGCATAGGATGTCCATGTTTTTCAGCTCGTAACCCTGGAAAAAAACGATAAGATAATTGCTTGCGGATGTTAAGATTACAGCGGAATAACCAATGAGAATTTAGCTTGGCATCTTTTGTACATAAGAAGTAAGAAAAGATTGCTCCTCTGAGCACTGCAAACCAGACAGAAGACAATTTTCATAATTTGTTAAAATATTTGTATTGGCTAAGAGTTGACAACTGACTACTTCATTAGCCCCTGTAGGAAGATCAAGAGAAACCTGTGGGtttacaaaacaaaatttgacaaATCATGACTTTCAACAACACCAGACTTCAATTAAATACTTACAGGAATTTTCAAGTGGAGATACACTTGCATGGTTCCGTCAGCTGATCTGCCAAGATTCGAGATTCCTCTAGCAATGGTGCGCTCATCAAGGATCCCATCTGGAGACAGCTGTAACAGTGTAAGATATAATGAAATATTCACAAACTGAATCGATGAAATGCAATGCCCCCATGGCCATGCCAcagtttgatcatcatcatctcttgtcttacatgtatgttactACGTATGCACAGTGATTGCATCGCTCTTCACTGATGACAAAATAATCATCATATAGCCTTAGGCATGCTCATACTGTGGCTGTGGCGCGAGGCTAGCACAGATGCCGTATCCATCTCTAGCAAAAGGTGATGATGACGGCTCAGACAAATCACGAACTTGGTCATAAAGAGATTTCTgaacactgacatgactgaaacaGTGTGAAATGGGGCTGGCATGTTCTGTTTAGTACTGTCATACCTCTGCATCCTCGTCCCCATCCTCCTCATCAGAATCTGGAATGTGATCTGGTGCGTCCAACAAATCGGGGTCGTCTACACCGATGTCCTCTGGATTTAGTTCATCAATTTGCTCGTCATCTAAGTTTAGGATGTTAGTTTCACCACGGAGTAGGTGTGATTCATCGTAGAGCCCCTCCATCTCCACCCCAGAGGAAACATTTCGCAGAGAATTTGTTTTCGACGAATTTCGctcgtccgccatgtttgttttggttGGAGACCTAGGTTCGCAGTCATTTGCTGGCAAGGAAATAATTGAATAATAATGGTTTTCAACGTTACTGTGTCAAAAGCAGAGCAACAACATTCAGTTTATTCAGTAAGAGACAAGCATACAATTTTTGCTAATTACTTGATTTAAATAGTCCATTTTACGAAAACAATCCCAAATTTATTGGTCACGTGATCCATCTTTTTGTGCGGAACATTTTAGCGAAATGGGTGAGTGCGGCACGTGTTGTCTACAATTTTGCCTTAAAATCATCATTTGTGAGGTCTCTTGTCAattgtcaatgtacacaacgaATAACGAAATACTCCACAAATATCTTAACTGCATAACTAGTAGCATATTTGACTGAACATCGTAAAAGATCCGTGGCAAGTGTGGTATcgaaaaataaaatggccgaCTGGCTTCTTcaaacatgtacaaaatgtacatgacgAGTGCCTATCATTGCTCTGTTCATAAAGGACGGAATGTATAGGGTTTTCTGTTCGCGATAACCCCTAACTAACGGGAAATACCCAGGCCCAGAAGCTGGGCTTTTCTCTACACTCCTCTGGGTGATGATGGATCTAGTGGCACCTCATTTTGATTGCGGGTTGTTAATTTTGTCATTTATATGTCAAATTTCTATTCGCTTTGATTTTTGGGGAATTTGTTATTGTATTCTCAAGCACTTGATTTGTCATTCTGCGAATGTCTTATTAGCTACATATTGTTTTTCCTGATTTCAGGTAAACCAAGTGGGTTGAGGACAGCTCGTAAGCTCAGGAACCACCGCAGAGACCAGCGATGGGCTGATAAGACCTATAAGAAGGCCCATTTGGGAACGAGATATAAAGCCAATCCCTTCGGAGGTGCCTCCCACGCCAAGGGAATTGTGCTTGAGAAAGTGTAAGTCTTGCAAATGCTGTTATCCAGAAACAGCGGCACAATAAATAGCATCTCAAAAAAAGCAACTGTTTCAACTCTGTAAATTGTTCGATTTTAGAATGAAGAAGACTTCTGGATCTGCTATGGCATAAGATGGAAATGGGGCAGTattcttaattcttgatatatcttttttcagtggtGTTGAGGCTAAGCAGCCTAACTCTGCCATCCGTAAGTGCGTCCGAGTGCAGCTCATCAAGAACGGAAAGAAGATCACGGCTTTCGTACCTCGTGACGGTTGTTTAAACTTCATTGAGGTAAGGCTGGGCCATTGAAGAAGCCTGGCATTGCTGCCATTTTATTCCAGTGAAACAAAACCGCACTACTGTCCATAACATAAACTGAGTTATGATGGTCTAGGTATCTTGCAGACATTTGAATCGTTCTTTAAAATCCTGGGGTGATCTACTAATACCATTTCAgttcaacattttcatgttCTGTTTTGTCTTTCAGGAAAACGACGAAGTACTGGTAGCAGGATTTGGTCGTAAGGGTCATGCCGTCGGTGATATCCCTGGTGTCCGTTTCAAAGTTGTCAAGGTTGCCAACGTCTCGTTATTGGCCCTCTACAAAGAAAAGAAGGAACGTCCTCGTTCTTAAGATGTAAATTAACATGTAAAAAATAAATtctaaaataacaaaatatggaCTTGGTCTTGCTTATCACTGTACAAAGAAAATGGGTGGCTCTTCGAACACACATGATGCTGTTAGGACACTTTCAGCCATATCGCTGAGTGTCTTAACAATTTCACCCAATTGGGAATTGCAGGCTCCATATGATTTCCGTTagaccaagtatggattatcTCCAATCTATACCTTGTATGATGGTTGTAGCTGTGGGTGGTGATGGTATAGAGCACTCTCTATCAATGCCATAATGCAAGGTTACCACAAAGCTGATTCCTTGAAGGAATGCTGTAACTCCCACCTCCATGACCTTGACTGGATTCTGTTGTCCGTCTTGGATAGTCTGGAAGAAATAACTAACCCAGTTGTCTTCTCTGGTGTTGAATTCTCGGGACCGTAATCCACCTGGAAAGTTATCTGCGACTTGGCAACAACATGCTAAAAAGTTGGTTCCAAATAAAAAACCATGTCCAGATGATGGGAGTCCTCCAGTGTGATGGCCTCCATCACCGTCTTTGAGGCCCCGTCTTATATTTGGTGGAGGAGCAAGCTACCGCAATTGTCCAAGTGGTCTCCCATCCACATTCCTCCTCGGTGATGGAAAACCTTGGTATCTCTAACACAAGCAGCCAGTGCACTACATGGAATCTGGTGTACCTCAAACATATTGTATCCCCGAGACAACATCAGGATCCTTCTGCTTTTGGTAGGTTGGTGGTCCTAGATGAGACCGTAGTGACGAGACAGAACCATTAGCACAACTCTCCATTAAAGACAATGTTGGTGGTACCAGATGTGACTGTGGTGACAAGACTGAAGACACTATTGCGGTGAAAGGTACGAGATATGACTGCCCAGAAAACAAGAATGTGTGGCCACGACCACCAGTGGCACACACCAGCAGACCAACTGTGGTTATGGTCCTCTGATACCAGTGGGCCACTGCCCCACCACTCGCTCCTCTCGCTTGCCACCTGAGCTTAGACCCGCTGATGACCAGCGTGGGAGACCGGAGACTAAGTCAAGTTGGAAAAGACATAAGGACTATCCCTCCTGTGGCACCAGCCACTCGTTGTGATCATGACAGAGAGGACTATatcaccggttgtgaaagaccagaGTTTATACGTCCTGTAAGAGGTAGCGGACTTGGCCTCCTCATTCACATGATACAGCTTGTAAGACACAAGGGACCAAGCTGTGAAAGACtggagactattcctcctgcttgACCATACAGCGGTTGCAAGAAACACGGGAATTTACAGCCAAATGATCTACGAAAGACAGGGAACGACCAGTTTACCCTGGCTAAACAAGTCCACTGGATGTGAAAGACATGAGACAATACCTCCTACTACTTCAGCCACCGGCGACCAAGTTGTTAATGGCAGGGGCTCTTcatgctacaccagccacttgttgtgaaagacaagcgACTAGACCACCAGTTGTGATAGACCGGGGTTTATatctcctgcttcaccagtcaCAGGGTGTGACAGACATGGGCTTATCCCTCCTGCTCCACCATATAGGTTGTGAGAGGAACGGGTCCTCCTCATTCACCAGATACGAAGTGGGAGTGATAGATGACCAAGCTATGAAAGACTGGAGATCAACGATTCCTCCTGCTTTACCATACAGCGGTTGCAAGAGACACGGGGCTTTACAGCCAAAGGTTACGAAAGACAGGGAACGACTAGTATTAACTGGCTACACCAGTCCgtagtgaaagacaggggactgtACCTCCGGATTCTGCTTCACAAGCCACcagttgtgaacgacaggggaccaatgaaagttgtaaaagacaggAGCTATTCCTCCTGCCACAACAGCCACTTGTTAAGACAAGCAACTAGACCATCAGTTGTGAAAGGCGGGGTTTATACCTATCTCCTGCCCCACCATATAGGTACGAGTTGCGATAGACAGGGGACCAAGCTGTGAAAGGCTGGAGACTATCATACAGGTTGTAAGAGACACAGGACTTTACACTCAAAGGATACGAAAGACGGCTACACCAGTCCGGAGTGAAAGACATGTGACtgtacctcctgctacaccaaccaccggttgtgaacgacaggggaccaagttgtgaCCGACAGCAGTGTTAGGGAGCCattcttcctgctacaccaaccgTCGTTGAGGACAAGCGACAAGATCACCAGTTTTGAAAGACCGTGGttatacctcctgcttcaccagcgcAGCCTCTGGGTGTGACAGACAGGGGACAATACCTCCTGGTTAACCATATAGGCTGTCATTAGCGCTTTACTTCGATCTGCTTTGCCAGATACAAGTTGTAAGAGACAGAAGacaaagttgtgaaagacgggagtCTTCCAACTGCGGTTATGAAAGACTGGGGACGACTAGTATTTCCTGGCTACACCAGTCCGtagtgaaagacaagggactatacctcctgctacacaagccaccGGTTGTGAGAAACAGGGGACcgaattgtgaaagacaggtgctattcctcctgttacaccagccgctTGCGAGATCGAGGACTATACGTCCTGCTGCAATAGCCACAGGTTGAGAGGGACAGGGGACCAAGATGTGAAGGAGgggttgtgggggggggggggggggtattatacctcctgcttcaccagccacagggTGTGGAAGACATATACTCCTGCTCCACCATATAGGTACGAGATGTGATGGACAGAGGACCAAGCTGTGAAAGACTGTAGACTATCATACAGGTTGTAAGAGACACAGGACTTTACACTCAAAGGATACGAAAGACGGCTACACCAGTCCGGAGTGAAAGACATGTGACtgtacctcctgctacaccaaccgccggttgtgaacgacaggggaaCAAGTTGTGACCGACAGGAGTGTTAGGGAGCCAtttttcctgctacaccagccgcttgTCGTTGAAGACAAGCGACAAGATCACCAGTTTTGAAAGACCTGAGttatacctcctgcttcaccagcgcAGCCTCTGGGTGTGACAGACAGGGGACAATACCTCCTGGTTAACCATATAGGCTGTCATAAGCACTTTACTTCGATCTGCTTTGCCAGATACAAGTTGTAAGAGACAGAGGACCAAGTTGTGTAAGACCAGAGTCTTCCTACTGCGGTTATGAAAGACTGGGAACGACTACTATTTCCTGGATACACCAGTCCGcagtgaaagacaggggactatacctcctgctacaccaccAGCGACTGGTTGTGAGAAACAGGGGACCAAATTGTAAAAGACAGGAgccattcctcctgctacaccagtcgctTGCGAGATCGAGGACTATACGTCCTGCTGCAATAGCCACAGGTTGCGAGGGACAGGGGACCAAGATGTGAaggaggggggaggggaggggggaggggaaCATGAGCCGATATGTAAGAAGAGATGTGACTGTTTTTGAGCTCCATTGCAGACAGACGTTGATGGACTGAGATGTGACTCTGGTGTGTTGAGACTGAATCAGCATCACAACTGCCAAAACAATGTTGATTGTCCAAATGTGTCTTTCACATCGGAGCCCACCCAGAACTGTATAAAGACACCTCGAACAACACATGTGCCAGATTGTACCTCATCAGCAGTGTGATCAGCTCTGGGAGGTCCTTTGGACTGTCACAATCATATCACATCTCTACTGGACCGATTTTCAGGACTGTCACATTCGCATCTCTGTCCGCGTATGATTGGAAATCAACAACCAGCTATGGGAGGTCATTTGGACTGTCACAATCAGGTCTCTAGTAGGATGTGCTGGAATCAATGAAGAACTCTGGTCGGTCTTCAGAACGGTCACATCCACTTTTCTATCTGAATGCGATGAGGAAATTGGTCCCGATAGTGTACATTTATTCTCCCTCTTGTCTTTTGGTTTTGATCAGCCAGCGATACAGACAAACGGGCAACCAATCATTGTTGAATTTTACAATTTTATTCCAGTTCTGTGTTCCTGAACACTTTTTCATTTATCAGTGTCAATACAAATTTGGGATAATATTGAATCATTTGACAAAGAAGTAAAATATCATTGAATGCACCATGACTGTGAAGGTTAATAGTTGTCATCTTTTATAGATAATCCTTACTGATCCACTAGTTCAAGTCAGAAATCAACTGAAGAAGTATGTCTTGAATTCCTGCATACCAAAATTGTGCGCCATTTTTTAATTTCCTTCAGTTCGAGCAAAGACTCCTTGAAATCATGTTGCATCCACTAACAATATAAGATGCCACCTGGATTTCTGCATCAGTGAAAGCCTCAAATAGACTATTTAAAGTGGTATTTACATATcattacattataacagtgaaGGAAATGCAACAATGAGATAATGACCTAATCATCCCCATCCTAAAATAAGGAAATTCTAAAACAATAAACAACAGCTACTCTCCCCCTCCATTATCCAAAAAGCTGCCATTTTAGTTCAGTAGATTTTCTCCTGATTTTTAAGCCAATTGTTATTATATTTATATCGTACTGATTCCGACTCTCATTCATTACACAGTGGGTTATACAAATCTAAGTTACATTTAGGACATTTTACCACAAATCTAGCAGATCTCTCAAACTCTACTCGACAACCAAGAACTGAAAATAGTTATCATGACGTTGTAAGGGCCACATCAACACAGCGAACATATAATTATGATATTCCTGAGGTAATCATACGGTCAGCAAACAATTGGGAAAATTAACGGCATGAAGAAACACAATCTGACACCAATAATATGCCACTGTGACAATATTGATTATGGGACATATTCCTTACCAAAATGACCGCTTTTCACTTTTCTAGGCCGACAAATCCTACTTGTTGTGCTATTTCCTAATTATGAGATACAACTATGATATCCCCACATTCCCTCGTATACATGAATGTACCTAACTTTATCATCAGCACAGCCCCTCTTAACCATTATTAACACACCTTGACCTACATGGAGAAACATTCTCGTAATAAGGAAAATACAATCAACATATGACTGCTTTGACAAAGTACTGAAGTGAAAGATACATTTCAATCCAGAAGAATTTAGATAAAAATCACATTATTTAGGACAACTCATTAAACAACGGCAATCAAGTCACAGCTAATGTATAAAGTACTTATATCAACCCCGATGAACACAACTGTGTGGCAGTGTGTACATTTCACACAATGGTTTACAGTTGAAACCTGTCACGAAGTCCCCCCAGTATTGGAGGTTTGTTGTGACAAGATTTGACTGTAAATTAGTTCTCGTTCTACATAATAATATGACCATAATAATATGTACTAATACCCacaatcaaaatggctgccacttTGAAACATACACTATCGAAGGGGACACAATGCTTCTTTCATCACAATACATGATTTATGACCACTAACAACAGCTTTGTCAAAAGGTTTTATTTAGTAATTCAATGACAACAAAGTACTTTCAGACACGAGGGTATTTTGACAGAAACAGAAATGTGAACTTTGCTGTCAAAATACCCACATGTCCAGAAACAGAATGATAACTTCTTGGTCCAGcactgtcttgaaatattgcCTAATAGTCCCTGAAATCCCGTCGCCCACCCCTGTAACCCCCACCACCTCCTCCCCGTCGAAATCCACCACTATTCCGCGAATCTCCATTACTCTTCCCCCACGAGTTATCGTTGTAACCACGACTTTTGTTATATCCTCCCCCGCCTCCATAGCCACTTCGCCCACCTCCATAACCACCGCCTCCACCTCGGCCGAAATTCCCTCCTCCGTAACCACCACCATAACCGCCCCCTCCTTGGTAACCCTCATCTAGTAACTCAGGCAGTTCAGTGGCCTTTGTCAGGTTATCGAATTTCCCATCGACCCAGCGGTCTTCTATGACGTTGTTGTGTTCTGATGGCAGGTCAAATGCACAGCCCTGTTGAAATAAAATTAGCAATTGAACAAATGTAGATGAAATATCTGCCAGCTCTGATTGTCTCTCTGGCACAGACACCGTGTACAAGGAATTTTTGATTTATGGCTCATTCAAACAAGCAATCGAAGTAAAGCAGTGTGGTCAGAGTATGGTTGTGCCGGGAAGCATATCAATGACCCCTTGATTTCAGGTCTCGACCATTACCACTAGATCCTGCCATTCCTCACTCACAGATTTGTTTGGTACACTTACCATTCTATCTTTGGTAAACCTCATTCCTTTTATCTTCTCCTTGACTTCCATCGGTATAGACCGCTCTAACGACCGCCAACAGTAGCCTATCGTGTTCATCacaatatttgttgtgaatagATAAGTAGTATAACCCTGGAACAGAAGGTAAATAGGTAAATATTAAAGGTCCAGTTGATGAGATAACACTCTTGCAGACTTGTTTATGAATTGCTGAATATCATACAACATCAAGATTCATCAGGGTAGGAAGAAAGAGAGAACAGAGCTGTATTCACAGCCTGATCATTCCGACCCTATTATTCTACACACCTCTTGTGAAGTCAAAATCGACCTCGTCTTGATATCCGTGCTCCCTGAAATAAGTGCTAAAGCAGCCGACAGTGCATTGACAGCACCTCGATCCTCTATCACTCGCTCCGCAGC
Protein-coding regions in this window:
- the LOC135490805 gene encoding leucine-rich repeat and guanylate kinase domain-containing protein-like, translated to MEGLYDESHLLRGETNILNLDDEQIDELNPEDIGVDDPDLLDAPDHIPDSDEEDGDEDAELSPDGILDERTIARGISNLGRSADGTMQVYLHLKIPGYELKNMDILCDYVHLQKLEFPYNEVTDLSPLSNMPHLIEVDASHNKIKTLLDFVPPKNLKTVDFSYNQITEMTDLSAHHCLSSLILDHNEIEVISGLQNCKRLKTLSIAHNQIKSIQGLDDLPIVYLDLCYNQIKKVENLEKLHKIQHIVLMGNKIRSLEGLQDHAFLELINVEDNEVIDLAEIEFVKELPMLRFLNLMRNPIQELPDYRLSILFRLQKLVELDRKRVDVEEKVASVNMFSPPMEVVASRDHIMHVVYSFLQPSTVLECTLPSVQTPYPMLVLVGPQGSGKKDLTLKLVEEFPDYFGYGITHTTRKPHPNEQVDKDFHFVNIDEFEEEIRYGRFLYTYQYAGNWYGLTLDSVESIAKEGLACIVHMELEGVLTLKNTYFEPRYVYIMPITKEAHERRLRERGLYSEPQIETTLKRADVYAEYNQEHPGFFDMYINSDEITEAYKRLRRLVMDYLGINLPTPEPADPEENSDAPGSDPSATTPANNKPTSGSIAWSRASLPESITQQYPGTIKKPQMSPVPPLVQGIGVLEEASIKRRHSAAKEAVAGYVSPTLYPQMTSRVPPHTAPDPLVTTLSPTQKIHPKPTPPEPEGLKEQFPTSPDSSKENSRASTSLSQLSSLHRTTDLQSPVANGLSASNNLPTEMMDPIEMMTSGGNGMQQTEEEQALSRPGSVNRPGSERHKVLPPISPQQA
- the LOC135491083 gene encoding small ribosomal subunit protein uS12 yields the protein MGKPSGLRTARKLRNHRRDQRWADKTYKKAHLGTRYKANPFGGASHAKGIVLEKVGVEAKQPNSAIRKCVRVQLIKNGKKITAFVPRDGCLNFIEENDEVLVAGFGRKGHAVGDIPGVRFKVVKVANVSLLALYKEKKERPRS